TTAAGCAACTGAGGCCAGTCGCTCACGACTTCTGTTTCTTGAACATCTCATCCAGCCTTTGCTCGTAAACCTGGTAGTTCAGAAACTCATAAAGTTCAGCACGACTTTGCATTATTGGAAGCACTTCCTTCTGGGTGCCGTTCTCCCGAATGCTGCGGAAAACCTGCAACGCAGCAGCGTTCATGGCGCGAAAGGCGGAAAGCGGGTATAACGCAAGTCCAACGCCTGCCGAGCGCAATTCCTCAAGCGTAAACAAAGGGGTTTTTCCAAATTCAGTGATGTTGGCGAGCACCGGAATCTTTACGGCATTAACAAAGGTTCGATACTGGTCCAAGTTTGTCAGCGCTTCGGCAAAGATCATATCAGCGCCAGCATCGCGATAGGCGATCGCCCGTTCAATTCCACCTTCCAAACCTTCTCCGGCAACTGCGTCGGTCCGGGCCATTAAAACAAAAGCAGGATCAGTTTTCCCTGAAATAGCGCTTTTGATTCGCTCCACCATCTCGCTGGT
This Pedosphaera parvula Ellin514 DNA region includes the following protein-coding sequences:
- the prpB gene encoding methylisocitrate lyase, coding for MDKKFFRTNSNKAGESPGGRLRAALQAEQPLQVIGVINAYAAILAEKTGFRALYLSGSGVASASYGLPDLGVTTLNDVLADVKRITATTPLPLLVDADTAWGDPAKTVRQMIKAGAAGIHIEDQVEAKRCGHRPNKQLISTSEMVERIKSAISGKTDPAFVLMARTDAVAGEGLEGGIERAIAYRDAGADMIFAEALTNLDQYRTFVNAVKIPVLANITEFGKTPLFTLEELRSAGVGLALYPLSAFRAMNAAALQVFRSIRENGTQKEVLPIMQSRAELYEFLNYQVYEQRLDEMFKKQKS